The stretch of DNA tatttcttcatcaaaaaaaaatatatatatatatatatatatatatatgtaattatatttacataatattattatatcatgaGATGTATTAAAAGGGAAATAAATGAATCTTCAcgataataattaatatatatatatatatatttctgcacttatttatatgttcatttataCCATCATTcaaattataatacataatatatttatatatgaatatatattcctataaaaatatatattatatatatatattatttatttatgtcatccaatatattttatttttttgttctattataaaaaaaaaaaaaaatatattcctttttataaACAAAGGTGTAATATGTCACAAAGGCTTATTTCATATTGCACATAGgcaaaaataattaaataaataaataaataaataattaaataaataatatatggtatatattacatgccatattatatatcatagGTGTGCTATATACTTTccacttattatttttttttttttttttttttttttgtgttaacAACTTTtcgaaaaataatttaagtaaaaaaaaaaaaaaaaaaaaaaaaaaaaatatttagacCATATACAAAgtattataagaaaaaataaaacaaataatatttttttttttttaatattcttttttttggctTCTTTCTTtaaatcatatttttaagaaCAAAAGCTAAATGTAACAATTTTTTTGtcttgaatttttttttttttttttttttttttttttttataatctaAACTAGatgtatgaatataaaaaaaaaaaaatatatatataaaataaaataataaatattttaataattacaaCCATATTTAAAATACAAGAGTGTGTATATTtgaatgtaatatatttttaatatatatgttttatttttatatataaaaaaaaaaaaaaaaaaaaaatatacatatatatatatatatttggttATCCTcctttataaataatactagaaatattttgttttatatttctaaatctttaatatatcactatatatatatatatatatattttattttggttTCATATTTGGAATATTTTTCTAGAAGCTTACAAAATGGTTGAGAAGAAAATAGACGATGCCCCATTTCTTTCCAAAATGGAGAACTTTGAAATATCTGATAAGAAAGGGAAGGGTTCTAAAAAAGATgtgaaaaatgaatataaaagtttaaataatgaatttCATTTTGATGAAGAGAAAGGTGAgaatgatgaagaagataaaGATAAAGATATGAATGAAGGagatgtaaataaaaataataataaaaaagaaaataataatatacgtATGATTCAAATTGAtagaaaaaatttaaaaaaaatgtttagtAGTCAATTTTTTACACAAACATTGACAGATGATTCAAGTAGTAATTCTGTGTCTGAATTAAAAGTAATTAAGAAATATGCATGTGtagaattttttaaaatgttatttcttgtctcattattttttgtaacttcatattattcattcatttatatttataataattttattggAACAAATCATATATGTGGATCTTTggatatgtataattataagTATGAAGAGTCGGTCAAATTTATATCAAGtattagtaataataaatactaCATATTTAcaggtaataaaaaaaaaaaaaaaaaaaaatatatatatatatatatatatatattattaattttttgtatccttatttatatgttcttcTCTTTGGGGTTACCAACCTtcaaatcaaaaaaaaatattttttttttttttttttaggcaAATTTCCATTTGAcgttataacatataaactAAGAAAAGAAGCTCTAAAAAATAGTAtgaatgaagaaataaaaaaatataacgaATCCAatgcaaataatatatatgataatatttcaaatttAGATGATCATcaaattcaaataatatcctttaataaatacaataataaaatgaaatgtgagaaaaatatttttgatttatataagCCCTTTTATCTAAAAACTACAGATGCacctataaaaaatatggattatatttataatgaggTCAATTATAATTCTATAAGTAACCCATATAATATAGCAGAAAAAAAGGTAATCATAAAATTataccacatatatatatatatgtgtatgtatacatatatatgtatatatatatttatttatataattagcaattatttatttgtatctcTTCATTTTACAGCTATTCTCTGAAGTATCCACATTCATGAAAacgaatgaaaaaaaaaataaaatctgTTTTATTACTTCTTATCTAAAATCCTTAAAAGATGAAGATACGtcaaattttaataatgccATAGTcgaaaataacaataataatagtagtataaataattatggtAGTAATCCATCTGATGAGAAAAATCAACAAcctgaagaaaataataacagAGAAAActatttacaaaataataataatgaaaagaaatattttaaaaatactaATTCAATAGGAGATAATGACAACAAAAAGGCTTATCAAGAAAGTAAAGTTTTGAATTTTaattatagtaataatatggttccagaaaaaaaaaaaattatctttCTTTATGATCAAAGCGGTTAGAGACAACAAAGacaaaatgaaagaaaatatataaataatattttgaacataaaaataattatatattaaaaaattacacgaaatatttatataatataatataaataaatatatatatatatatatatatttatttatttttttctcccATTTTTATAGACAAAAACTTTGTTGATCTGGTCATAGCCATTTATAGCATGCAGTATGGAAATACTTATAACAATTTGAAGGATTACTGGGAAGAGATAAGAAAGAAATTTAAGGTTATTCATGCTGAGGAAATATACTTATTTGAATggtaaaacaaaaaataagaaataacatatatataaacacacacacatatatatatatatgtatctatTATTTTGTCCATTTATTATACTACAACAagttaatttattattcattctTTTTTAACTTATTATAGGTACTGCTTAGGAATAAATTTCAATTTAATAGAAAACAATAATCAATACAAGTTAAAATGTGTTgatcttttaaaataatttaaaaaaaaaaaaaaaaaaaaagcataaaaaaagggaaataaaattaaataaaaataaataaaaataaataaaatatatataagtaaatatacacataaatataataataataataaataaataaaaaaaaaaaaaaaaaaaactataaGGGGaataggaaaaaaataaagaaatgatatttaaaattttggCTTTTATCTGTTTGATGGCTTGGCCCATTCCAcctacaaaaataaaaataaataaatatacattattaacaaaaaaaaaattataataatatatacatatatacatatatatatatatatatatatatatatatgtatgatatttccatttttatattacgcTTAAGAGTAAATTTTCAAATCCGTGACGATTCAATTTTTCTATGGCCCTTTTTGCTTCTTCCCTCTTGGAGTAAGTAATAAAAGCAAAACCTTTTGAATTTTGAGTTTCcctaaaataataaaaataacaaaaaaaaaaattatttttttaacattcatattattaaaagtgATTCAAAATATGagtaaaatgaaataaataaaaagacaaccacaaatataatatatatatatatatgtatatttttatttatttatttattttttacttatGCTTGGCCAAGAACATACGAACGATGTTTCCCACTTTTCCGAATAAGTTAGATAACTCATTTTCCtgtatttcaaaaaaaaaaaaaaaaaaaaaaaaaaaaaaaacatttttatatgatgcaacatatatatatatatatataacaatatatttattaaaacatacacattttgataatacatatatatatatatatatatattttttttttatttttatttttttttattacattaaCGTCTTCACTCAAGTTCGTTACACGAACAGTGCATTCTTTATTTTGAGTatcctataaaaaaaaaaaaaaataattattaaaaaaataattagaACATTTAAaacatcattttttatatacattaaaaaaataataatcaaatgaattttttttttttttttaatattacatgTGGGCGGTAGTATAATCCTTCTCTCCTTCCAGCTGCTTTGCTTGGATCTTCAGCCTTAACAtcctattaaaaaaaaaacaaatatatacataatataatattaagatatttttaaaaaaaattatatatttttatatttaatcttAATGTTACCTCTGTTTCTTCATCTTTCAATATCTTAAATCTATTTTTAAGATCTTTGGCtgttttatttgtttgttcTGCAAATAAATAATCGTATTCtgtatcttttaaaaaatctaATGGATTGTTTTTAGGAACTTCAATATTAACTACATCTGTTGGTTCAACAGTAACTGAGCTATgctataatttaaaaaaaaaaaaaataaaataaaataaaataaatcatataaaaacaacataaaatattatatcccTAGAACGATCAAAATGTGAAcaccataatatatataaatgataaatatgaaacCTTGAAATGTATgtacaaatattttattttatttttattttattttattttatttttttttttcttactaTATCAatgttaaaattttttaggTTAAgtctattatttatttctttgtttaatttttttttaattacaaCTTCTTGAATTTTTTTGGTAACCTAAAAAAAGAGATAATCAATAAGTTTTAAGAtaattgaaataaataaataagacatacataaatttataaggttttattttttgtccacgaaaaatataacacatatatatatatatatatatttatttatttatatgtttgtatgattatttttgttttctttttttttcaattcatataattatcattactTTAACAGtctgtttttttaaattttctgAATATTTTGTAACAACTTTTATTCCGTTCTCATAGTTTGTAAAATaagataattttttattcgCTTCTAAATCATCATCCGCATCTATATCTTcccattttttttctaaaaaataggggaaaagaaaaaaacaaaaaaagaaattaaaataataataacaaggaaatgaataattatatatagtaatatgATATTCACATAAAGATATACATatgtgtaattatatatatatatatttatatatttatataatatcctTTTTTCCCTTGtcattttattcttttttataatattactaatttcattatcatttatgGATTCATCATCATCTACATCAATATCTGCCCATTTTTTCtctatacaaaaaaaaaaaaaaaaaaaaaaaaaaaaatacaatataatataattattattaggaacatatattatatatatatatttatttattcattcaataatttcttttatgcTATACTATTAATgttgaaaaatattaatattttattatttaatttgttttacCTGTTTGTATCATCTTTGTAAAaggttttaaaataatttattatgtaatatatatatatatatttatactctttctttttatataaaatttttaaatgattGTTACTTTTTTCCCGttttcttaatattttatttattttataattatataagaatattataatctaatatttttcttcttaactcattaattttattttataatttcatttttaagaataactataaaattgtaaatcttctctttatatttttttttataaacgatgtttatttttttttcattataataagtatatagcatatgaatattaaactattaattttttttaataataaataagatccttataattttattaataaatatatatatatataatatatatatatgtatactataataaaaatgtaattgtcaaaaaaaaaaaaatatatatatatatatatatatatatatagtattataataaatatattatataatatattatatatatgtgatataatatatatatatataacatttttatattttcttattttcatacttttgaatttttatattcttatattttattaataaataatatgttacttaaaaaaaaaaaaaaaattaacaactgttgtatattttattttataaaaatatgtaagaaaataattggcttttcattttaaacaaaaaaaataaaaaaataaaaaaaaaaataaatataaaaataaatgaataaatatgaatgaatAGATAATATGTCCATATGACAATTATAAATGATCTAATTTAAATTTGCATTTTTCCTTTCTTCAAataaggaaaaataaaaatgaaatatatatatatatatatacatatatatttatatatatatatatatttacatattttatatatttatctcaTTTTGTGTTGATATTTTATTGACACATCAAAATTTGTTGATAGGACGCAGAcaaaatatttgtaaatcctacgaataaatataaaaaaaagaaggaaatttaatatatatatataaaaatatattaattatttgacatatatacacacatatatatgtatacatatatatatatatatatattttttatattacctGAAAAAAGGATATCATtgggaagaaaaaaaaatagaaagtgagataatttataaaaaggtTTTAATGGAAATATTAGAAACaaaatagataaatataaaaagaatttttttatattatttggatAGTttgcatatttatatagaatataaaaaaagattgaaaattttattaCAGTTGTAATATCacccatataataatattgaaataaTTGTTTGATACGTTCTGATAAATTATTACTCATTAAAGGATAATCTACTTCTaatcttaataataatttttttttatctatatgttttatttgattaatttcttttttaattttttctaaattaatattattattttttaatgtcTTTTCAAATTCTTTATCGAAAGCTTTATATGATTCAAggatatcatcattttttaaaatatattttttattttctaatatttgagacaattttttgtattcatttaataatgtTAAATAACCATAATaagttaatttattttttaaatatgttatacgcttattactttttatatattcattattatttaaagatGATGAGAATAAATCATTCTTTttgtttgtatttatatcatcatctttttgaagaaataaatgTGGTAATATAGTTATTAATCGTAAATTtagaatttttatttgtttatccttaattatattttgtattgtcatattattttctaattttttattatcatataatatttcttgtAATGTTAATGGTATACCATAAATATCTTCTatcttcttctttatatttttaatactaTCCTTTTCTTccatatttaaaagaaaattcttacaaaatatatttgacttatcataataatttatcattatattacatttattttcttttacttTATTGTTagatatatgtttattttgttttatagaTACATTATTTGTTATTGAACTGAATATAtgtcttttatttattggttgcttcttattattatgtaatcTAATGCCCTTacaaatatttatcaaaaaaaaaacataaaaaaaaattatacatttaGAAATATTTACTTTATTTATCATCTTATATATAAGGCCTATTGtgttcttcttttatatatgcttatatattattttattttatattaaaaagaggAAAGCTTAAATgccttatttttattcctaataaaaaattattaaataaataaatataaatatataaatatatatatatatatatatatatatatatatatatatatatatatttacgtgtgtatattttatttatatttctatcCTCCTtccttatattttcttattttttcaatGCATTAAGACCCTTTCAATATGTTAAGAGTTCCTTGTCATATTGTAATAACTATATGGggaacataaaatataaatatataaataaatatataaataaataaatatataatatatttataatatatttattgtcaTATACCAACTGGGtcattaattattatatttatgatttataataaattatcacACTTCAATATCTTATCTCATGAAAttctcatattttttttcttttttaactatattaaaagaaattctCATAAACtatagagaaaaaaaaaaaaaaaaaaaaaaaaaaaaaaaaggcatatttatatatattcacattAATATGTGATTAAATAAAAtggtaatattataaaaaatatataacataacaatggatggaaaaaaaaaatataatattgtaatttttgatggaaaatatttattaaatataaaaaaataatgagtgtactaatatatatatataataatattttcactTTTAGGAAATATAGTTCCtatttgttcttttatatatatgtattcattttatagTAGTAAGAGAaaattacatattaatagttcatttttataattattcatttaaacttaaaataatgtttattttttttattttaaagacAAATTTTTGttgttatgaaaaaataaaataaaataaaataaaataaaataaaatataccacaaaaaaaaacaaaaaaatataaaacatcaaaaataaaaataaaaaaaaaaaataaaaaaatgaactatgaaataaatatatacatttacataaaaaatatacacatatatatatatatatatatatatatatatatatatttttatttttatttattcattcattttatGTTCATTGTTGTATTAGATTATCGTTAAGATGTTCTTGCATATCATTTagaatatcattttttaatttcacaagaattttatattcttcaaaAAGTGAATTAAGATTAGAGATTGTTAAAGAATCTATACTTTTTTCATGTTCATATTGgaatttatatgtttctattttattaattatattattacagaattttttttcattagataattttatcaaatcatttaattttcCCGCAGCTTcttgtaattttttattactctCTTTAActtcatttaaat from Plasmodium sp. gorilla clade G2 genome assembly, chromosome: 8 encodes:
- a CDS encoding eukaryotic translation initiation factor, putative; translation: MIQTEKKWADIDVDDDESINDNEIKKKWEDIDADDDLEANKKLSYFTNYENGIKVVTKYSENLKKQTVKVTKKIQEVVIKKKLNKEINNRLNLKNFNIDIHSSVTVEPTDVVNIEVPKNNPLDFLKDTEYDYLFAEQTNKTAKDLKNRFKILKDEETEDVKAEDPSKAAGRREGLYYRPHDTQNKECTVRVTNLSEDVNENELSNLFGKVGNIVRMFLAKHKETQNSKGFAFITYSKREEAKRAIEKLNRHGFENLLLSVEWAKPSNR
- a CDS encoding ubiquitin yields the protein MINKVNISKCIIFFYVFFLINICKGIRLHNNKKQPINKRHIFSSITNNVSIKQNKHISNNKVKENKCNIMINYYDKSNIFCKNFLLNMEEKDSIKNIKKKIEDIYGIPLTLQEILYDNKKLENNMTIQNIIKDKQIKILNLRLITILPHLFLQKDDDINTNKKNDLFSSSLNNNEYIKSNKRITYLKNKLTYYGYLTLLNEYKKLSQILENKKYILKNDDILESYKAFDKEFEKTLKNNNINLEKIKKEINQIKHIDKKKLLLRLEVDYPLMSNNLSERIKQLFQYYYMGDITTVIKFSIFFYILYKYANYPNNIKKFFLYLSILFLIFPLKPFYKLSHFLFFFLPNDILFSGFTNILSASYQQILMCQ